The DNA sequence TCCCCGGAAATTCACCAGGCATCGAAGAGAGGCGGCATTTTATGCAGCAGGTGCTAGCGTTCTGTTTGCAGCCTGCGACATCATGGTCGTAGAGGCCCGTGGCCAGCTGGGAATTGGATGGTTGTCTCCGACTCTCTTTATGACGGTGGCTATTCTCGTGCCGTTTTTAGGAAAGCACCCGGCGCCGCCTCAGAAGGCGCGAAAGGCTATCTATATAGGTTCGGTGATCATGGGTTTTCAGACCTCGCTTGTTATCCTGTTGATTGGCCTTACTGGGCAGGCGGTGCTCATCAACATCGTTTATTCATCGCGTGCGATCTGGACCGTTATTGTGGACCGCTTCTTTGGCAGGGGAGAGGGGGTCGCTGCATTCTTCAAATGGCGTCTCACAGGTTCCGCCCTCTTAGTGGGCGCAATTGCCATCGTGATTTTCGAACGGTAATTCGGACGCCTTCCAGACCTTCGCAAGAGAGAATTCAGAAAATTACGCGGCTACCTCGAGGCTGCTGGGACTTCGCGGTTGAGCTTCCCTGAAACAAAACCTTCCTCGTCGAACTCTACCTTAAGAAAGCCGAGGTGGAGTAGGGCGCTTCGAATTTCCTTGGAGACCCTCTCCAATCGATGTCCCTCGTCACTCGGAACCTCGACCCTCGCGGTCTCTCCAAAGTGTCTTACCCGATTCACCGGGAAGCCAGCCTTCTCAACCACGGCCTCCGCTGCCTCGATCTGCCGGAGTTTTTCTACCGTGATCCGCTGGCCATAGGGGACCCGTGAGGAAAGACAGGGGCTGGCAGGTTTGTCCCAACACTCAAGCGCGAAATCTTCTGCAATCTCCCGCACCGTTTCCTTGCTCACTCCGCACTCGGCAAGAGGGGACCTTACCTGAAACTCATTCGCCGCTTTTATCCCGGGACGGTAGTCCCCGAGATCGTCTGAGTTCGTACCGTTTAGAACCCACCAGCCAGGAAAATCCGCGGCGAGGTCGACCAATTCATCGTAAAGAGTGTGTTTACAGAAGTAGCATCGATTCGTCGGATTGTTGAAGTAATCAGGCTTCTCCATCTCCTTCGTGGTGATCACCCGGATTGGGAGGTCGTGCCTATTGGCGAACCCTTTCGCTGCGTCCAGGTCGGATAGTTTCAAACTCGGAGATGCGGAGATCACCGCCAGGGTCCGATTTCGTCCGAGGTAGTGTTGAGCAAGGAATGCCACAAGGGAACTGTCTACCCCGCCGGAAAAAGCGATCAGTGCTCCGGGGCACGGACGGAACCACGCTTTCAGATCCTCCAGCTTGACCATTGGCACGAGACTGCCAGTCTTTTCGCCTGTGTCAACTTGCTCTGTAGCACCCTGAATCCCCATCTCATTCGTTCCAATACGTTTTACCAAGGCAAACCATGGCCACTCTAGTCTATAACTGTCCTTCCGGAATTAGTGGAGATATGAATTTGGGAGCGATGGTCGGTCTTGGTGTGGACCCTCAAGCTCTTCAAGCCGAGTTGCAAAAGCTGCCGTATGAAGGTTGGAATCTTCATTTTGATCAGGATGAGCGGTCGGGTATCAGTGGAATTCGGACAACCGTGCATGTGCATCCACAGCACTCTCATCACCACCATCACCACCACGATCATGGTCATTCTCACTCCCAAAAGCATGACCACGCCCATGAGGAGGGTCACGAACACCACCACCGTACCTTTAAGGACATTCGGAACGCGATCGAGAAGAGCTCCCTTTCTGGCAAAGTGAAAGAGGACGCAATCGCCTGTTTTCGAGTTCTTGCCGAGGCTGAAGGCGCGGTCCATGGGCTTGATCCTGAAGACGTTCACTTTCACGAAGTCGGTGCGATTGATTCCATCATTGATATGGTCGGTGCAGCGATTTGTTGGGACTGGCTTGGCGTGGATCGAATCGTGTGCCGCAATCTTGAGGTCGGAGGCGGGATGGTTCGCTGCGCCCATGGATT is a window from the Verrucomicrobiota bacterium genome containing:
- a CDS encoding EamA family transporter, yielding MVPVVTLCAAGAATLYAAGSLQIKRSLSAGATKRRAIAVTNVAMFLWALPLFFISRGEFDWGAWSTAVCAGIALFLGRILSVKALEVGDLSIVGPLLGMKTLLVAVFSFATGQKELTTWLWIAAILATIGVVLIQRGPRKFTRHRREAAFYAAGASVLFAACDIMVVEARGQLGIGWLSPTLFMTVAILVPFLGKHPAPPQKARKAIYIGSVIMGFQTSLVILLIGLTGQAVLINIVYSSRAIWTVIVDRFFGRGEGVAAFFKWRLTGSALLVGAIAIVIFER
- the larE gene encoding ATP-dependent sacrificial sulfur transferase LarE → MVKRIGTNEMGIQGATEQVDTGEKTGSLVPMVKLEDLKAWFRPCPGALIAFSGGVDSSLVAFLAQHYLGRNRTLAVISASPSLKLSDLDAAKGFANRHDLPIRVITTKEMEKPDYFNNPTNRCYFCKHTLYDELVDLAADFPGWWVLNGTNSDDLGDYRPGIKAANEFQVRSPLAECGVSKETVREIAEDFALECWDKPASPCLSSRVPYGQRITVEKLRQIEAAEAVVEKAGFPVNRVRHFGETARVEVPSDEGHRLERVSKEIRSALLHLGFLKVEFDEEGFVSGKLNREVPAASR